The proteins below are encoded in one region of Paraburkholderia phenazinium:
- the hisC gene encoding histidinol-phosphate transaminase has product MSRYWSDIVHRLTPYVPGEQPALAHPVKLNTNENPYPPSPRVLDAIRHELGDSAESLRRYPDPTARKLRETVAAHHGIRAEQVFAGNGSDEVLALTFQALLKHDKPILFPDITYSFYPTYAGLFEVEYRTVPVDDAFAIRVDDYDLPNGGVLLPNPNAPTGHPLPLGEIERLVARHTDSVVVIDEAYVDFGAQSAISLIDRYPNLLVTQTVSKSRSLAGMRVGFAFGNVALIEALTRVKDSFNSYPLDRLAQVAAIAAYQDDVWFRDSCAKVIASRERLSAGLTGLGFSVVPSGANFVFARHEGYDAATLALRLREKEIFVRHFKAPRIDQHLRISIGTDAECDTLLEALKDVFRSHAG; this is encoded by the coding sequence GGTCAAGCTGAACACCAACGAGAACCCGTATCCTCCGTCGCCGCGCGTGCTGGACGCGATCCGTCATGAACTCGGTGACAGCGCGGAATCGCTGCGACGCTATCCCGACCCGACCGCACGCAAGCTGCGCGAGACGGTCGCGGCGCACCACGGCATCCGCGCCGAACAGGTGTTCGCCGGCAACGGTTCGGACGAAGTTCTCGCGCTGACCTTCCAGGCGCTGCTCAAGCACGACAAGCCGATCCTGTTCCCGGACATCACGTACAGCTTTTATCCGACGTACGCCGGCCTGTTCGAGGTCGAATACCGGACCGTTCCCGTGGATGACGCGTTCGCCATCCGCGTCGACGACTACGATTTGCCCAACGGCGGTGTCCTGTTGCCGAATCCGAATGCGCCGACTGGCCACCCTTTGCCGCTCGGCGAAATCGAGCGGCTGGTGGCACGGCATACCGACTCGGTTGTGGTGATCGACGAAGCATATGTGGACTTCGGCGCGCAGTCGGCGATCTCGCTGATCGACCGCTATCCGAATCTGCTGGTGACACAGACCGTCTCGAAGTCGCGCTCGCTGGCCGGCATGCGCGTGGGTTTTGCGTTCGGCAATGTGGCGCTGATCGAAGCGCTGACGCGCGTCAAGGACAGCTTCAACTCCTATCCGCTCGACCGGCTTGCACAGGTCGCAGCAATTGCCGCCTATCAGGACGATGTGTGGTTCCGCGACAGTTGCGCGAAAGTTATCGCGAGCCGCGAGCGTCTGTCTGCGGGCCTGACAGGACTTGGTTTCAGTGTCGTGCCGTCGGGGGCGAATTTTGTGTTCGCCCGCCACGAAGGCTATGACGCGGCCACGCTTGCCTTGCGGCTAAGGGAGAAGGAGATTTTTGTGCGCCATTTCAAGGCGCCGCGCATCGATCAGCATTTGCGTATCTCGATCGGCACTGATGCGGAATGCGACACTTTGCTGGAAGCGCTGAAGGATGTGTTTCGCTCGCACGCGGGCTAA